A genome region from Baekduia alba includes the following:
- a CDS encoding UvrD-helicase domain-containing protein yields MSDFDVCGPLPTGVTVLEASAGTGKTYTIAALATRYVAEGTRLDELLLVTFTRLATGELRDRVRQRLSGARAALDLALAADPLSVAIPAGDPLLALLATGPRAVVEARRDRLAVAIADFDAATITTTHGFCQEVLLGLGVAGDIDPGHRFSEDARDLVDEVVHDLYVNRFNATAPPAGLDREEAREVVQAAIGNPSAPLAPIAYDAPDGAVALRHGLAVAARDELDRRKRALALMTFDDLVTRLRATLEGPSGDAVAAALRNRYKIALVDEFQDTDPDQWTIMRRAFAHPGSTLVLIGDPKQAVYAFRGADVYAYLDAAASADARPTLGMNWRTDRGLLHAYDVLFDHARLGHEDITYRQTSASPTHQDTRLSGAPVGTPLRIRVAARHDPDVEQTKQGWSKAPAARQHVAKDCAADVARLLASGATASGAPLNAGDVAVLVRTNAQARTIKAALDDAGVPAVVNGAGSVFATDAARDWLALLEALERPEYLPRARAAALTAFLAWPAERVAGADDAAWDALQQQLHAWAGLLRRTGVATLMEDITQREGLPARLLGQLGGERTLTDLRHVGELLHGAAIDGRLGITALAALLRHRMAADDREAGAEDRARRLESDAAAVQVLTVHRSKGLEFGIVYCPFLWDPFRGRDKGVPAIYHDPERGNQRTIDVSLDPHDVAYERHAAQAAAELAGEELRLAYVALTRAKYQAVVWWATSYYCRESPLARLVLERDFAGAVPEAGGTGADAVAADAAARFRALRDLAPKCIALERSLVERAPDGAGAGDGAVALAAAVFDRGLDARWRRLSYSAITAGAYEARVASEVEEAVGADDAADERPLAAAARADDGALSSVPSLLGSMPAGTRIGTLVHQVLEDTDFAAADLGAELGGRLAAARRRRTLDVGDPVVLVDGLRAAIETPLGPLVGDARLRDLVRGDRLDELTFEVPLVGGDAPDGELTLAAIAGVLRELVVGDDPLAGYADRLLDPMLKANLRGYLTGTIDLVARAGGGFAIMDYKTNRLAAAGEELTAWHHRPAALVEEMQRSHYALQALLYAVALHRYLRWRLPGYDPARDRPAVLYLFLRGMVGPDTPRGVDGSPCGVFAWRPPVGLLPALSDVLDRGVDR; encoded by the coding sequence GTGAGCGACTTCGACGTCTGCGGGCCGCTCCCGACCGGCGTCACGGTCCTGGAGGCCAGCGCCGGAACCGGCAAGACCTACACCATCGCCGCGCTGGCGACGCGCTACGTCGCCGAGGGCACGCGCCTGGACGAGCTGCTGCTGGTCACGTTCACACGGCTGGCGACCGGCGAGCTGCGCGACCGCGTCCGCCAGCGGCTGTCCGGCGCCCGCGCGGCGCTCGACCTCGCCCTGGCGGCCGATCCGCTGAGCGTCGCGATCCCGGCCGGCGACCCGCTGCTCGCGCTGCTGGCGACCGGGCCGCGCGCGGTGGTCGAGGCGCGCCGCGACCGGCTCGCGGTGGCGATCGCCGACTTCGACGCCGCCACGATCACCACCACGCACGGGTTCTGCCAGGAGGTGCTGCTCGGGCTCGGCGTGGCCGGCGACATCGATCCCGGCCACCGCTTCAGCGAGGACGCGCGTGACCTCGTCGACGAGGTCGTCCACGACCTGTACGTCAACCGCTTCAACGCGACGGCGCCGCCGGCCGGGCTCGATCGCGAGGAGGCGCGCGAGGTCGTGCAGGCGGCGATCGGCAACCCGAGCGCGCCGCTGGCGCCGATCGCCTACGACGCGCCCGACGGCGCGGTCGCGCTGCGCCACGGGCTGGCCGTCGCGGCGCGCGACGAGCTGGACCGGCGCAAGCGCGCGCTCGCGTTGATGACGTTCGACGACCTCGTCACGCGCCTGCGCGCGACGCTCGAGGGGCCGTCGGGCGACGCGGTCGCGGCCGCGCTGCGCAACCGCTACAAGATCGCGCTGGTCGACGAGTTCCAGGACACCGATCCCGACCAGTGGACGATCATGCGGCGCGCGTTCGCGCATCCCGGGTCCACGTTGGTGTTGATCGGCGACCCCAAGCAGGCGGTGTACGCGTTCCGCGGCGCCGACGTGTACGCCTACCTCGACGCGGCCGCGTCGGCCGACGCGCGCCCGACGCTGGGCATGAACTGGCGCACCGACCGCGGGCTGCTGCACGCCTACGACGTGCTCTTCGACCACGCGCGGCTCGGCCACGAGGACATCACCTACCGCCAGACGAGCGCGTCGCCGACGCACCAGGACACGCGGTTGAGCGGCGCGCCGGTGGGCACGCCGCTGCGGATCCGGGTCGCCGCGCGCCACGACCCGGACGTCGAGCAGACGAAGCAGGGCTGGTCCAAGGCGCCGGCGGCGCGCCAGCACGTGGCGAAGGACTGCGCGGCGGACGTCGCACGGCTGCTGGCGTCGGGGGCGACGGCCTCCGGCGCGCCGCTGAACGCCGGCGACGTCGCCGTGCTCGTCCGGACCAACGCCCAAGCGCGCACGATCAAGGCGGCGCTGGACGACGCGGGCGTGCCGGCGGTCGTCAACGGGGCGGGCAGCGTCTTCGCGACCGACGCGGCGCGTGACTGGCTGGCGTTGTTGGAGGCCTTGGAGCGGCCGGAGTACCTCCCGCGCGCACGGGCCGCGGCGCTGACCGCGTTCCTGGCGTGGCCGGCGGAGCGCGTGGCGGGCGCGGACGACGCGGCGTGGGACGCGCTCCAGCAGCAGCTGCACGCCTGGGCGGGGCTGCTGCGGCGGACCGGCGTCGCGACGTTGATGGAGGACATCACGCAGCGTGAGGGGCTGCCGGCGCGGTTGTTGGGGCAGTTGGGTGGCGAGCGCACGCTCACGGATCTGCGCCACGTCGGCGAGCTCCTGCACGGGGCGGCGATCGACGGGCGGCTCGGGATCACGGCGCTGGCCGCGTTGCTGCGCCATCGCATGGCGGCCGACGACCGCGAGGCCGGCGCCGAGGACCGCGCGCGGCGGCTGGAGTCCGACGCGGCGGCCGTCCAGGTCCTGACCGTCCACCGGAGCAAGGGCCTGGAGTTCGGGATCGTCTACTGCCCGTTCCTGTGGGACCCGTTCCGCGGGCGCGACAAGGGCGTGCCGGCGATCTACCACGACCCCGAGCGCGGCAACCAGCGGACGATCGACGTGTCGCTGGACCCGCACGACGTGGCCTACGAGCGCCACGCCGCGCAGGCCGCGGCCGAGCTGGCGGGCGAGGAGCTGCGGCTGGCCTACGTCGCGCTGACGCGGGCGAAGTACCAGGCGGTCGTGTGGTGGGCGACGTCGTACTACTGCCGGGAGTCGCCGCTGGCGCGCCTGGTGCTGGAGCGCGACTTCGCCGGCGCGGTGCCGGAGGCGGGCGGGACCGGCGCCGACGCGGTGGCCGCCGACGCGGCGGCGCGCTTCCGGGCGCTGCGCGATCTGGCGCCGAAGTGCATCGCCTTGGAGCGCTCGCTGGTCGAGCGCGCGCCGGACGGCGCCGGCGCCGGCGACGGCGCGGTCGCGTTGGCGGCCGCGGTCTTCGATCGCGGGCTTGACGCGCGCTGGCGGCGCCTGTCCTACAGCGCGATCACCGCGGGCGCGTACGAGGCGCGCGTGGCGAGCGAGGTCGAGGAGGCCGTGGGGGCCGACGACGCCGCCGACGAGCGGCCCCTGGCGGCGGCGGCGCGCGCGGACGACGGCGCGCTGTCGTCGGTCCCGTCGTTGTTGGGGTCCATGCCCGCCGGGACGCGGATCGGCACGCTCGTGCACCAGGTGCTCGAGGACACCGACTTCGCGGCCGCCGACCTCGGCGCCGAGCTGGGCGGGCGCCTCGCCGCCGCGCGCCGGCGGCGGACGCTGGACGTCGGCGATCCGGTCGTCCTGGTCGACGGGCTGCGGGCGGCCATCGAGACGCCGCTCGGGCCGCTGGTCGGCGACGCCCGCCTGCGCGACCTCGTGCGCGGCGACCGGCTCGACGAGCTGACGTTCGAGGTGCCGCTCGTCGGCGGCGACGCGCCGGACGGCGAGCTGACGCTGGCGGCGATCGCCGGCGTGCTGCGCGAGCTCGTGGTCGGCGACGACCCGCTCGCGGGCTACGCCGACCGGCTGCTCGACCCCATGTTGAAGGCCAACCTGCGCGGCTATCTGACCGGGACGATCGACCTCGTCGCGCGCGCCGGCGGCGGCTTCGCGATCATGGACTACAAGACCAACCGGCTGGCGGCGGCGGGCGAGGAGCTGACCGCGTGGCACCATCGCCCGGCCGCGCTGGTCGAGGAGATGCAGCGCTCGCACTACGCGCTCCAGGCGTTGTTGTACGCCGTGGCGCTGCACCGGTACCTGCGCTGGCGGCTGCCGGGCTACGACCCGGCGCGCGACCGGCCGGCCGTGTTGTACTTGTTCTTGCGCGGGATGGTCGGGCCGGACACGCCGCGCGGCGTGGACGGGTCTCCGTGCGGCGTCTTCGCCTGGCGGCCGCCGGTCGGGCTGCTGCCGGCGCTGAGCGACGTGCTGGATCGCGGGGTGGACCGGTGA
- the recD gene encoding exodeoxyribonuclease V subunit alpha: MSSLRERDPFDVRLARTAPAPLGAFNDAGVLSSADVQVARRLATLGGVEAPSLLLALALAVRAPRLGHVLVDLADIRTTVAVDTEEPVDLGALPWPEPAAWAAEVAACGLVAVSDDDGDDAGDARPLRLVGSRLYLDRYWREERQVAADLRERAVGEAAGVARDVLAEGMARLYPDRDDERARMAAATAVLRRIAVIAGGPGTGKTATVARIVALLADQADAPPLVALAAPTGKAAARLTEEVHGWAGRLAIDDGARERLRALTATTLHRLLGTRPGSRSRFRHDRNARLPHDVVIVDETSMVSLTLMARLLDAIRPDARLILLGDPDQLTSIEAGAVLGDIVGPAAARPLLSADARARLAEVGAAAPPSGAAPPSTVVGGAPSGGDAETAAAALPDAPLADGVVVLDRLYRYRGGIAVVADAVRRGVADDVVAALADARDDVTWIDGDVAELRGDARLAPVRDAATEAGRAVIAAARAGDADAALDALRRFGLLCAHRRGPYGVSAWMPVVESWLATEIEAAGGRAQNYPGRPLLVTAKHDDLHLYNGDTGVIVRASEKRLVAAFERTTVRPNQLGAVETVYAMTVHKSQGSQFDTAAVLLPPPTSRILTRELLYTGVTRARDRLLVVGTEASIRAAIDRPAARASGLRARLWDAG, translated from the coding sequence GTGAGCTCGTTGCGCGAGCGCGACCCGTTCGACGTCCGGCTGGCGCGCACGGCGCCGGCGCCGCTGGGCGCGTTCAACGATGCCGGCGTGCTGTCGTCGGCCGACGTCCAGGTCGCGCGGCGGCTCGCGACGCTCGGCGGGGTGGAGGCGCCGTCGCTGCTGCTCGCGCTCGCGCTGGCGGTCCGGGCGCCGCGGCTCGGGCATGTGCTGGTGGATCTCGCCGACATCCGGACGACGGTCGCGGTCGACACCGAGGAGCCGGTCGACCTCGGCGCGCTGCCGTGGCCGGAGCCGGCCGCCTGGGCGGCGGAGGTCGCCGCTTGCGGGCTGGTGGCGGTGAGCGACGACGACGGTGATGACGCGGGCGACGCGCGACCGCTGCGGCTCGTCGGCTCGCGGCTGTACCTGGACCGGTACTGGCGTGAGGAGCGGCAGGTCGCCGCGGACCTGCGCGAGCGCGCGGTGGGCGAGGCGGCCGGCGTCGCGCGCGACGTGCTGGCCGAGGGCATGGCGCGGCTCTATCCCGATCGGGACGACGAGCGCGCGCGGATGGCGGCGGCGACCGCGGTCCTGCGCCGCATCGCGGTGATCGCCGGCGGGCCCGGGACGGGGAAGACGGCGACCGTCGCGCGGATCGTGGCCCTGCTCGCCGACCAGGCTGACGCGCCGCCGCTGGTCGCGCTCGCCGCGCCGACGGGCAAGGCCGCGGCGCGGCTGACCGAAGAGGTCCACGGCTGGGCGGGCCGCCTCGCCATCGACGACGGCGCGCGGGAGCGGCTGCGCGCGCTGACCGCCACGACGCTCCACCGCCTTCTCGGCACCCGGCCCGGGAGCCGCAGCCGCTTCCGCCACGACCGCAACGCGCGCCTGCCGCACGACGTCGTGATCGTCGACGAGACCTCGATGGTGTCGCTGACCCTCATGGCCCGCCTCCTCGACGCGATCCGGCCCGACGCCCGCCTCATCCTCCTCGGCGACCCCGACCAGCTGACCTCGATCGAGGCCGGCGCCGTCCTCGGCGACATCGTCGGGCCCGCCGCCGCGCGCCCGCTGCTCAGCGCGGACGCGCGGGCACGGCTGGCGGAGGTGGGCGCGGCGGCTCCGCCCAGCGGCGCCGCTCCGCCCTCCACCGTGGTCGGCGGCGCGCCGTCCGGTGGCGACGCCGAGACCGCCGCCGCGGCGTTGCCCGACGCGCCGCTCGCCGACGGCGTCGTCGTCCTCGATCGGCTCTACCGGTATCGGGGTGGGATCGCGGTCGTCGCCGATGCGGTCCGGCGCGGGGTCGCCGACGATGTCGTCGCGGCGCTGGCGGACGCGCGCGACGACGTGACGTGGATCGACGGCGACGTCGCGGAGCTGCGCGGCGACGCGCGGCTCGCCCCGGTGCGCGACGCGGCGACGGAGGCGGGGCGGGCGGTCATCGCGGCGGCGCGGGCGGGCGACGCGGACGCGGCCTTGGACGCCCTGCGCCGCTTCGGCCTCCTGTGCGCGCACCGCCGCGGGCCCTACGGCGTCTCAGCGTGGATGCCGGTCGTCGAGTCCTGGCTGGCAACCGAGATCGAGGCGGCGGGCGGCCGCGCGCAGAACTACCCCGGGCGGCCGCTGCTGGTCACGGCCAAGCACGACGACCTGCACCTCTACAACGGCGACACGGGCGTGATCGTGCGCGCGTCCGAGAAGCGGCTCGTCGCCGCGTTCGAGCGCACGACCGTGCGCCCGAACCAGCTCGGCGCGGTGGAGACGGTCTACGCCATGACCGTCCACAAGAGCCAGGGGTCGCAGTTCGACACGGCCGCCGTGCTCCTGCCGCCGCCGACCTCGCGCATCCTCACCCGCGAGCTCCTCTACACCGGCGTCACCCGCGCGCGCGACCGCCTTCTCGTCGTCGGCACCGAGGCGTCGATCCGCGCCGCGATCGACCGCCCCGCCGCCCGCGCCTCGGGCCTGCGGGCACGCCTCTGGGACGCGGGCTAG
- a CDS encoding ATP-binding protein, giving the protein MLPASPLPALVGRRGEAEVVFGLLDGVRERGAALVLRGEPGIGKSALLTAAAERAVARRLQVLTTAGARAEASLPLAALHRLLSPILALADELPEPQRDALRSAFGALDGAPDTFPVALAALNLLDRATDDRPLLLVADDAQWLDQPSADVLAFLARRLESESIILLLARRDGERGPFADVELPELRLTGLDAPDAAALIDAQAAPLSPGVRRRLLDEAGGNPLALVELPRAWVASGSDRLLDAWVPITDRLERAFVARLDELPPTTRTLMVVAALNAGGSLAETLAATSLLVGAPVTVADLAPAIAAGLIDADAERMPFRHHLMDSAIRHAVDVGERTGAHRALADSLADDEPRRLWHRASALVGPDDALAAGLEDASSALVARGAFDLALTALERAAAASSAPADRGRRLIRAVELAAEIGRFDAAARLLDEADALTLAPLERARAAWQRHLLTDRLMATLPQVRVAVGLADEMAAAGEPDMALGVLTSIALGGWWTNPAPECSALVVAAIERLPIPPDDPRVLSSLVTIAPRARGAAVVERLRRLTPETFEDPNDLRLLGIAAAVAGCDREAFRFFDAAVRGLRAQGRLGLLAEALAAQAWCAWHVGRWDAMVACAEEADRLASETRRVGLAASTRIPPAMLAAMRGDVATAERVADAIEQEHLPLGAASALAFVQLTRGLAALADGRRADAFAQLRRVWDPGDVARHAFTAPGMFTELVDAAAGTDDEPELRRLLVEMEDLTTATRSPRGEDALLYAKALLAADDEAEARFLEALHGDVELLPFTRARLLSHYGAWLRRRRRVADSRGPLRAAREAADAIGAVTWGERARQELRATGETSARRVEDARDRLTPQELEIARMAASGMTNRAIGEQLYLSHRTVASHLYRVFPKLGITNRAQLAGALAVPAEAPAPGPAPTRV; this is encoded by the coding sequence GTGCTCCCCGCGTCACCCCTCCCCGCGTTGGTCGGCCGTCGTGGCGAGGCCGAGGTCGTGTTCGGGCTCCTGGACGGGGTCCGTGAGCGCGGGGCCGCGCTGGTGCTGCGCGGCGAGCCGGGCATCGGGAAGTCGGCGCTCCTCACCGCGGCCGCCGAGCGGGCGGTGGCCCGTCGGCTCCAGGTGCTCACGACCGCCGGCGCGCGGGCCGAGGCGTCGCTGCCGCTCGCCGCGCTGCACCGGCTGCTCAGCCCGATCCTGGCGCTCGCCGACGAGCTGCCGGAGCCGCAGCGGGATGCGCTGCGCTCCGCGTTCGGCGCCCTGGACGGCGCGCCCGACACGTTCCCGGTCGCGCTCGCCGCCCTCAACCTGCTCGACCGCGCGACCGACGACCGGCCGCTGCTGCTCGTCGCCGACGACGCCCAGTGGCTCGACCAGCCGTCGGCCGACGTCCTGGCCTTCCTCGCGCGCCGGCTCGAGTCCGAGTCCATCATCCTGCTCCTTGCCCGCCGCGACGGCGAGCGCGGCCCGTTCGCCGACGTCGAGCTGCCCGAGCTGCGGCTCACCGGCCTGGACGCGCCCGACGCCGCCGCGCTGATCGACGCCCAGGCCGCGCCGCTGTCCCCCGGCGTCCGGCGCCGCCTGCTCGACGAGGCCGGCGGCAACCCGCTCGCGCTCGTCGAGCTCCCGCGCGCGTGGGTGGCGTCCGGGTCGGACCGTCTGCTCGACGCGTGGGTGCCGATCACCGACCGCCTGGAGCGCGCGTTCGTCGCGCGCCTCGACGAGCTGCCGCCGACGACCCGCACCCTGATGGTCGTCGCCGCGCTGAACGCCGGCGGCAGCCTCGCCGAGACGCTCGCCGCGACGAGCCTCCTGGTCGGCGCGCCGGTCACGGTCGCCGACCTCGCGCCCGCGATCGCGGCCGGCCTGATCGACGCCGACGCCGAGCGGATGCCGTTCCGCCATCACCTGATGGACTCGGCGATCCGCCACGCGGTCGACGTCGGCGAGCGCACCGGCGCACACCGCGCGCTGGCCGACAGCCTCGCCGACGACGAGCCGCGCCGGCTCTGGCACCGCGCCTCCGCGCTCGTCGGCCCTGATGACGCGCTGGCCGCCGGCCTGGAGGACGCGTCGTCGGCGCTGGTCGCGCGCGGCGCGTTCGACCTCGCGCTCACCGCCCTGGAGCGCGCGGCCGCCGCCAGCTCGGCGCCGGCCGACCGCGGACGCCGCCTCATCCGCGCCGTCGAGCTGGCCGCCGAGATCGGCCGCTTCGACGCCGCCGCGCGCCTGCTCGACGAGGCCGACGCGCTCACGCTCGCCCCGCTGGAGCGCGCCCGGGCCGCCTGGCAGCGCCACCTGCTGACCGACCGGCTCATGGCGACGCTCCCGCAGGTCCGCGTCGCGGTCGGCCTGGCCGACGAGATGGCCGCGGCCGGCGAGCCGGACATGGCGCTCGGCGTCCTGACGAGCATCGCGCTCGGCGGCTGGTGGACCAACCCGGCGCCGGAGTGCAGCGCGCTCGTCGTCGCGGCGATCGAGCGCCTGCCGATCCCGCCCGACGACCCGCGCGTGCTGAGCAGCCTCGTGACGATCGCGCCGCGCGCCCGCGGCGCCGCGGTGGTCGAGCGGCTGCGCCGGCTGACGCCGGAGACCTTCGAGGACCCCAACGACCTCCGCCTGCTCGGGATCGCCGCCGCCGTCGCCGGCTGCGACCGCGAGGCGTTCCGGTTCTTCGACGCCGCGGTCCGCGGGCTGCGCGCCCAGGGCCGGCTCGGGCTGCTGGCCGAGGCGCTGGCCGCGCAGGCGTGGTGCGCGTGGCACGTCGGCCGCTGGGACGCGATGGTCGCCTGCGCCGAGGAGGCCGACCGGCTGGCGAGCGAGACGCGCCGTGTCGGGCTCGCCGCGTCGACCCGGATCCCGCCCGCGATGCTCGCCGCGATGCGCGGGGACGTGGCCACCGCCGAGCGCGTCGCCGACGCGATCGAGCAGGAGCACCTGCCGCTCGGCGCCGCGTCGGCGCTGGCCTTCGTGCAGCTCACGCGCGGCCTGGCGGCGCTGGCCGACGGGCGCCGCGCCGACGCGTTCGCGCAGCTGCGCCGCGTCTGGGATCCGGGCGACGTCGCCCGCCACGCGTTCACCGCGCCGGGCATGTTCACCGAGTTGGTCGACGCCGCCGCCGGCACCGACGACGAGCCCGAGCTGCGCCGCCTCCTGGTCGAGATGGAGGACTTGACCACCGCGACCCGGAGCCCGCGCGGCGAGGACGCGTTGTTGTATGCCAAGGCGCTGCTGGCCGCCGACGACGAGGCCGAAGCGCGGTTCTTGGAGGCCTTGCACGGCGACGTCGAGCTGCTGCCCTTCACCCGGGCGCGGTTGTTGTCGCACTACGGCGCGTGGCTGCGCCGGCGCCGGCGCGTCGCGGACTCGCGCGGGCCGCTGCGCGCCGCGCGCGAGGCGGCCGACGCGATCGGCGCGGTCACCTGGGGCGAGCGCGCGCGCCAGGAGCTGCGCGCGACCGGCGAGACGTCGGCCCGCCGCGTCGAGGACGCGCGCGACCGGCTGACGCCGCAGGAGCTCGAGATCGCGCGCATGGCCGCGTCGGGCATGACCAACCGCGCGATCGGCGAGCAGCTGTACCTCTCGCACCGCACGGTCGCCTCCCATCTCTACCGCGTCTTCCCGAAGCTCGGGATCACGAACCGCGCCCAACTGGCGGGCGCGCTGGCCGTGCCCGCCGAGGCGCCGGCGCCGGGCCCGGCGCCCACGCGCGTCTAG
- a CDS encoding YciC family protein: MNFTLEPGAVIARALDIYRENFGVLVPAAAALFAVQLVLAVVLGGDLGVLVSLVSLVLGTFYQGMVVELVRDVQDGRLDSSIGQLFASVTPVLLTLLVVAFLFGVGVAIGFVLIVIPGLFLMTIWAVTAPVVVVERSGVLDAFRRSHALVRGNGWSVFAVILVVFVGLAIVSALAAALTSGLGDVGSALVAWAVTALTQPLSAVTAAVLYFALRERAGEPPVGSSAAQTEG; encoded by the coding sequence ATGAACTTCACGCTGGAGCCGGGCGCGGTCATCGCGCGCGCCCTGGACATCTACCGCGAGAACTTCGGCGTGCTGGTTCCGGCCGCGGCCGCGCTGTTCGCCGTCCAGCTCGTCCTGGCGGTGGTGCTCGGCGGCGACCTCGGCGTGCTCGTCTCGTTGGTGTCCCTGGTCCTCGGGACCTTCTACCAGGGCATGGTGGTGGAGTTGGTCCGCGACGTCCAGGACGGGCGGCTGGACAGCTCGATCGGGCAGCTGTTCGCGAGCGTGACGCCGGTGTTGTTGACGTTGTTGGTCGTCGCGTTCCTGTTCGGCGTCGGCGTCGCGATCGGCTTCGTGCTGATCGTGATCCCCGGACTGTTCCTGATGACCATCTGGGCGGTGACGGCGCCGGTCGTGGTCGTCGAGCGCAGCGGCGTGCTGGACGCGTTCCGGCGCTCGCACGCGCTGGTGCGCGGCAACGGCTGGTCGGTGTTCGCCGTGATCCTGGTGGTCTTCGTCGGGCTGGCGATCGTGAGCGCGCTGGCCGCGGCCCTGACGTCCGGGCTCGGCGACGTCGGCAGCGCGCTGGTCGCGTGGGCCGTGACGGCGCTGACGCAGCCGCTGTCGGCGGTGACGGCGGCGGTGCTGTACTTCGCGCTCCGCGAGCGGGCGGGCGAGCCGCCGGTGGGCAGCAGCGCGGCGCAGACCGAGGGCTAG
- a CDS encoding response regulator transcription factor, with amino-acid sequence MTDRNPPAHTSTRGLRVLVVDDHQVVHWGLRLMLGRLDWVERVVPASSGEQAAEFARRYEPHVALVDLFVGEESGPEIVGMIRTASPATRALLYSGAGRLSAKAARAAGAHGFITKERDASELADAIRRVGRGLTVFDDAAPSGMVLTDRERQVLERVAGGMTNAEIATELHLSPNTVKQHASGMFRKIGARNRTEAVQRAQRLGLIS; translated from the coding sequence ATGACCGATCGCAACCCGCCCGCGCATACCTCGACACGTGGCCTTCGAGTCCTCGTCGTCGACGACCACCAGGTGGTCCACTGGGGCCTGCGCCTCATGCTGGGCCGGCTGGACTGGGTCGAGCGCGTCGTCCCCGCGTCCTCGGGCGAGCAGGCCGCGGAGTTCGCGCGCCGCTACGAGCCGCACGTCGCGCTCGTCGACCTGTTCGTCGGCGAGGAGTCCGGGCCTGAGATCGTGGGGATGATCCGCACCGCGTCGCCCGCGACGCGCGCGCTGCTCTACAGCGGCGCAGGGCGGTTGAGCGCCAAGGCGGCACGGGCCGCGGGCGCGCACGGGTTCATCACCAAAGAGCGCGACGCCTCCGAGCTGGCGGACGCGATCCGGCGCGTCGGCCGCGGGCTGACGGTCTTCGACGACGCCGCGCCGTCGGGCATGGTGCTGACCGATCGCGAGCGCCAGGTCCTCGAGCGCGTGGCCGGCGGCATGACGAACGCCGAGATCGCGACCGAGCTGCACTTGTCGCCGAACACGGTCAAGCAGCACGCCTCGGGCATGTTCCGCAAGATCGGCGCGCGCAACCGCACCGAGGCCGTGCAGCGCGCGCAGCGCCTCGGGCTGATCTCGTAG